The Stigmatella aurantiaca DW4/3-1 genome contains the following window.
CGTCGACAGCACGATCCAGGAACTCAGTCAGATCATCGATCGGCTGCGCGCGGCCAACCCCAACATCCAGATCTTCCTGGCGCAGCTCATTCCGGCCACGAACTCGAGCGCCCTCCAGGGCTTCAACCAACGCATTCCAGGTCTGGCGTCGTCCAAGAGCACGGCCGCCTCACCCGTGACGGTGGTAGATCAATGGACGGGGTTCAACGCGCAGACCGATACCTATGATGGGATTCATCCGAATCCCGCCGGAGAGGCCAAGATGGCCGAGCGCTGGTATCAGGCCATCCGCTCCAGCCTCTGAGCGGAGCCCGCGGCCTACTTCAGCAAGGCCTCGGCCTCGGCCTTCCATGCCTGGGCCATCTTCGCCTGCCCCGCGTCCGTCAGCTGCTTGCTGATCTCCGCGGCCTGGGCCTGGAGCTGCTCGGTGGGCACGCCGCGGCCCCGGGCCCGGCTCAGGGCGAAATAGTGGTGCTGACACCCCGTGGCGTAGTCCCCCTGCGCGAAGAGCAACTCCGCCATGGCCGTGTAGGCCTCGGGGACGGAGCTGGTGCCATTGTCGGGGGTGACGCCCGCGAGCACCTCCTTTGCCCCCGCATAGTCCTTGCGTGCCAGGAGCAGCGCGCCCTTGGCGTACTGCGCCCGGGCCTGTTGCGGCCCCTTCACGGCCAAGGCGTGCTCGTACGCCGCCAGCGCTTCGTCCGGCCTGTTCGCGGCCTCCAGCACGTTGCCTCGCGCCAGCCAGTACCGGTCGTCCCGCTCCAGCGCGCTGACCGTTTTGCCCTCCGCCGCGCTCACCTGGACACCCCGGAAGGTGGCCTCGTAGGCATCGAGCAGCGCCAGCGCTCCGGAGGTATCTGCCGCCTGCTGGAGGGTTTTCGCCCCCTCGATGTAGAAGAGCGGCGCCGTCTTGCGCTTCGCCACCGCGGCTTCGAATGCCGCGCGGGCGCTGGGGTCCTTCTTCGCCGCCAGGGCCTTGGCGCGTCCGAAGAGGGCGTAAGGTTCTCCGGGGTGCAGGGCGAGCGCCGCGTCCGCGTCCCGGAGGGCCGCGTCCGGGTTGCCCCGGCTCAGCGCGAGCTCCGCACGGGTGGCAAGGGCGCGTGCCTTCAGCGCGGGGCTCAGCTCCGCCTCCCGGGCCTGGATGTCCTGGAGGGTGCGCTCCACCTCGTTGAGCTTCTGGCGCAGGTACAGGTGCGCCAGCGCCCCCGTGAGCCGTGCCTGGAGGTGATCCGGGTTGGCCGCGGTGGCCCGGCCCAGCGCTTCTCCCGCCTGGACGAACAACCCCTCTTCCAGCAGGGCCTCTCCGTAGGCCGTGGCGAAGCGGGGATCCTTCCAGGCGCCGTCCGTCGCGCGGGCATAGGCCTGCCGTGCCCCCTGGAGGTTTCCGAGGGCCTGGTCCGCTCGCGCTTGGGCCAGCCACAGTTTCGAGTTGCTCGCCCCCCGCTCGCGCAGCCCCTTCAACGTCTCCGCGGCTTCCGAGGCCTTGCCCTCGGAGAGGGTCACCCAGGCCCGGACCACCCGGGCGCCATAGCGCTCGGAGTCCTTGGACTCCAAGGACTCGGCCCGGGCCAGATGCTCGCGCGCGAGGGCCTCCGAGCTGGGTTGATGGTGGTCCAGCCACAGCACGGCATGGATGTCCGCCGCCAGCACATGCGCGCCATAGACGTCCGCATCCACGGCGAAAAGGCCCTCCAGTTCCTGGAGGGCCTTCGCGAGGTCCGCGGGGTTGCCGCGCTGCGCCAGGGATTGCGCGGCCTTGAGCCGCGTTTCCGTCTCCTGCCGCACCTGGCCACGATGGACCACGAAGGTGACGGCACCGCCCAGCAGCAGGGCCACCAGGGCGACTTGGGTCAGCGCACTGCCGAGGCTTTCCCTTCGCTTCCAGTCCCGTTGCTTGCCGTTACTGCCGCTTGCCGTGCCCATGCGCGACCGCCTCTGGACTGGAAATTTGAATGGTTTCGGACGTTTATGCCTGATAAGGGAGCCGGGGCTAGATAAGGCTGCTGTCTCCGAGTGTCAACGTGTGGAGGGACGGAGGGTTGAGCGGCTGTCGGCTCCAGGAGGTGGAGTGATGGCGGTGTATACGGTGCTGGATTCCGGGGCATTCGCGCGGATCGCCGGGGCTTTCGGGTTGGGCGAGGTGCAGACGGTCGATGCCATTCCCGAGGGCTCCATCAACACCAACCACCGGGTCCTCACGTCCTCGGGCCGCTTCTTCGTGAGGCACACCACGGTGCGCTCGGCGGAGGTGCTGCGTTTCGAGGCCGCGCTCCTGGCCCACCTCGCGGAGTCCCATTTTCCAGGCCCCACGCCGGTGCTCACGGTGCAAGGGGAACCCTTCCTGGAGCTGCAGGGCGGCCGGGTGACCGTCTTCCGGTGGTTGGCGGGAGAGGAATTGCAGCGCTCGCAGCTCACCCCGGTGCACCTGGAGCGGCTGGGCCATGAGCTGGGGAAGATGCACCGGCTCACCCAGTCCTTTGGCGGCAGCCGGGACAACCCCTACAGCGCCGCCCAGGTGCAGGTGTGGCTGAAGGGGCTGCGGAGCAACTCGGACGCGGAGGTGGCCAGCGTCGCCGTGGAGCTGGAGGGGTACCTGGCGCGGGCCGAGCAGGAGCGGGGCGGCGGTTTGGAGCCCCAGGGCGTCATCCACGCGGATCTCTTCATGGACAACGTGAAGTGGCTGGCGGACCGGGTCGGCGCCTTCTTCGACTTC
Protein-coding sequences here:
- a CDS encoding tetratricopeptide repeat protein, with amino-acid sequence MGTASGSNGKQRDWKRRESLGSALTQVALVALLLGGAVTFVVHRGQVRQETETRLKAAQSLAQRGNPADLAKALQELEGLFAVDADVYGAHVLAADIHAVLWLDHHQPSSEALAREHLARAESLESKDSERYGARVVRAWVTLSEGKASEAAETLKGLRERGASNSKLWLAQARADQALGNLQGARQAYARATDGAWKDPRFATAYGEALLEEGLFVQAGEALGRATAANPDHLQARLTGALAHLYLRQKLNEVERTLQDIQAREAELSPALKARALATRAELALSRGNPDAALRDADAALALHPGEPYALFGRAKALAAKKDPSARAAFEAAVAKRKTAPLFYIEGAKTLQQAADTSGALALLDAYEATFRGVQVSAAEGKTVSALERDDRYWLARGNVLEAANRPDEALAAYEHALAVKGPQQARAQYAKGALLLARKDYAGAKEVLAGVTPDNGTSSVPEAYTAMAELLFAQGDYATGCQHHYFALSRARGRGVPTEQLQAQAAEISKQLTDAGQAKMAQAWKAEAEALLK
- a CDS encoding homoserine kinase, with product MAVYTVLDSGAFARIAGAFGLGEVQTVDAIPEGSINTNHRVLTSSGRFFVRHTTVRSAEVLRFEAALLAHLAESHFPGPTPVLTVQGEPFLELQGGRVTVFRWLAGEELQRSQLTPVHLERLGHELGKMHRLTQSFGGSRDNPYSAAQVQVWLKGLRSNSDAEVASVAVELEGYLARAEQERGGGLEPQGVIHADLFMDNVKWLADRVGAFFDFEMACRDAYALDVAITLNAWCFDGDYLPELCQAFFRGYQDARPLSAVEREHLFGHALFGAVRYTASRIRDFHLSPLPAEQLTRKSFRTYLARARTLVSLGPAGFLARMGL